The Bacteroidota bacterium region TATTTCGGATTGACGTATTATAACCTTCGTATTTATTTGAAAAACCTGTCGTGAAAATTTACCAGATATACCTTTTTTGATGCACGGGTTAAGGCTGTATAAAGCCACCGGAAGTAATCCGTATTGATCATGTCTTCGGTGAAATAACCCTGATCGATAAAAACCACATCCCATTGGCCTCCCTGTGATTTATGCACAGTAACGGCGTATGCGAATTTTACCTGCAATGCGTTAAAATATTCATCTTTGCGCAAGGATTTTTCAGATGGGATTTCCTGGCCTTCCAGGATATGTTTTGCCAGGATCCGCATATCCGATGAGGGGAGGCTGGCCGAGTCACTCATGATGCTGTTCAGCAGAACTTTACATTCCATATCCGGTTCATCCGGATAGTCGATCCAGCGGAAACTGATATCGGCAAAATGAAAATCCCCCAGCGAAGAGGTGCGGCGTATTCTTCTTACTTCCACCATGTCGCCGTTGGCTATGAATTCAATATTGTTGCCTTTTTCCATCCAGAAATAATTATTTCTGACAATCATAAGTATATCGCTGGCATTGATTTCGTTTTCGCGGAACAGCAATCTGTTCCTGATCTCCCGGTTAAAGATATTGGCTCTTTTGTTGGAGCGGCACAAAACGACAGTGTTTTCCAGACCGTAGTTAGAGTAAGCATCCTGCAGGGCATCCTCGAGTTCGGAGCCATTGATTCTGTAAAAATCGCTATGGTTGCATGGGCCAAACAGGGGGATTCCGGTTTCCTCCCTGCGAAGTTTTTCCCTGATCAGGGTTGCATTTTCCAGGATGGCTGATGCATGAGGCTGCCTGACCACATCGGTGAGTTCAAATTCCTGAACAAGAAGGCCATAGTTTTTGCTTAGCTTTGCCGCATCAAGGGCAGGACTGATATCAAGGCCTACCGGAGGCAGCTGGGCAGTATCACCGATGAAAACGGCAAAACAATTTTCTGCGGCATAAATATATCGTATGAGGTCTTCCAGGATATTGCCCGTATCAAACAGATCATTTCTTCCGGAATATTCCGGGATCATTGACGCCTCATCGATAAGGAAAAGCGTGTTCCTGTGTGGATTTTGTTTCAGGATAAGGCTGGTATGTCCATCATCCGACAATCCTGGGAAATATATCTTTTTATGAATGGTATAAGCCGGTTTTCCTGAATAAGAAGCAAATACTTTGGCTGCTCTGCCCGTGGGTGCCAGTAAAACCGTGTTTATGCCGAACCCCGGTATGGTCTTTACAAGTGAGCTGATAAGACTGGTTTTTCCTGTTCCTGCATATCCCCGGAGGATAAAAAGCTTTAACGGTGAGGATGAAAAAATAAAATCTGCCATCTCTCCGATCAGGCTTTCCTGACCGGCAGTTAGTTCGAAGGAGAACCGGCTTTTCCATGATTGCTGAAGGTTTTGGCTTTGCATGACATCAGAAGGGATATCCGATTCCAAAATTCCACATAACATCTCTGAGCTGCATTTTTGAAACGACCCAGCGATCGTTGGGAGGATAGGATGGATCTTTAAATTTGGTGGCCGCATCAAT contains the following coding sequences:
- a CDS encoding ATP-binding domain-containing protein translates to MLCGILESDIPSDVMQSQNLQQSWKSRFSFELTAGQESLIGEMADFIFSSSPLKLFILRGYAGTGKTSLISSLVKTIPGFGINTVLLAPTGRAAKVFASYSGKPAYTIHKKIYFPGLSDDGHTSLILKQNPHRNTLFLIDEASMIPEYSGRNDLFDTGNILEDLIRYIYAAENCFAVFIGDTAQLPPVGLDISPALDAAKLSKNYGLLVQEFELTDVVRQPHASAILENATLIREKLRREETGIPLFGPCNHSDFYRINGSELEDALQDAYSNYGLENTVVLCRSNKRANIFNREIRNRLLFRENEINASDILMIVRNNYFWMEKGNNIEFIANGDMVEVRRIRRTSSLGDFHFADISFRWIDYPDEPDMECKVLLNSIMSDSASLPSSDMRILAKHILEGQEIPSEKSLRKDEYFNALQVKFAYAVTVHKSQGGQWDVVFIDQGYFTEDMINTDYFRWLYTALTRASKKVYLVNFHDRFFK